The following coding sequences lie in one Pseudomonas syringae CC1557 genomic window:
- a CDS encoding cell division protein FtsQ/DivIB yields MYGPSARPQPPAPGRNKPVPRGASRMVAKEPLSARLPKANFSFLKRLFWPVLLVILGFATYEGAQRLLPYADRPITRINVQGDLSYISQQAVQQRIAPYVASSFFKIDLAAMRTELEQMPWIAHAEVRRVWPDQVVIRLEEQLPVARWGDEALLNNQGQAFTPRELSNYEHLPQLFGPQRAQQQVMQQYQVLSQMLRPLGFSIVRLELRERGSWFLTTGAGSAGPGIELLLGRDHLVEKMRRFIAIYDKTLKEQITNIARVDLRYSNGLAVGWREQAAPTTEKPAVAKN; encoded by the coding sequence ATGTACGGCCCTTCGGCACGTCCTCAGCCACCCGCCCCCGGCCGTAACAAGCCGGTGCCGCGTGGCGCCAGCCGGATGGTGGCCAAGGAGCCACTGTCGGCGCGCCTGCCGAAGGCCAACTTCAGTTTTCTGAAGCGCCTGTTCTGGCCGGTGTTGCTGGTGATTCTGGGCTTTGCCACGTACGAGGGAGCTCAGCGCCTGCTGCCGTATGCCGATCGCCCGATTACCCGTATCAACGTGCAGGGCGATTTGAGTTACATCAGCCAGCAGGCTGTGCAGCAACGTATCGCTCCCTATGTGGCGTCGAGTTTTTTCAAGATCGACCTTGCCGCCATGCGTACCGAACTGGAGCAGATGCCGTGGATCGCGCATGCCGAAGTGCGTCGCGTCTGGCCGGATCAAGTGGTGATTCGTCTTGAAGAGCAACTGCCGGTGGCGCGGTGGGGCGATGAGGCGTTGTTGAACAACCAGGGGCAGGCTTTCACGCCACGTGAACTGTCCAATTATGAACATCTTCCCCAGTTGTTCGGCCCGCAGCGGGCTCAGCAACAGGTGATGCAGCAGTATCAGGTGTTGAGTCAGATGTTGCGCCCGCTGGGCTTCTCCATCGTACGCCTGGAGCTGCGCGAGCGTGGCAGCTGGTTCCTGACAACAGGCGCCGGTAGTGCAGGCCCGGGTATCGAATTGTTGCTTGGACGCGACCACCTTGTCGAAAAAATGCGCCGCTTCATCGCGATTTACGACAAGACGCTTAAAGAACAGATCACGAACATCGCGCGCGTCGACCTGCGTTACTCCAACGGCCTTGCGGTCGGTTGGCGCGAACAGGCAGCGCCGACGACGGAAAAACCCGCCGTCGCGAAGAATTGA
- a CDS encoding D-alanine--D-alanine ligase: MTALAWSSLCSTLEPKSFGRVAVLFGGKSAEREVSLNSGQAVLKALLDAGVDAFGVDVGVDFLQRLVSEKIDRAFIVLHGRGGEDGTMQGLLECLEIPYTGSGVLASALAMDKLRTKQVWQSLGLPTPLHAVLENESDCICAATELGFPLIVKPAHEGSSIGMAKVSSVDELIAAWKAASTYDSQVLVEQWIQGPEFTVASLRGQVLPPIGLGTPHSFYDYDAKYLASDTQYRIPCGLGDTQEQELKQLAARACEAIGIAGWARTDVMQDAQGKFWLLEVNTVPGMTDHSLVPMAARAAGLDFQQLVLAILADSVPVRG, from the coding sequence ATGACAGCCCTTGCCTGGTCTTCCCTGTGCTCGACACTCGAGCCGAAAAGCTTCGGCCGCGTTGCCGTGCTCTTCGGCGGCAAGAGTGCCGAGCGGGAAGTGTCCCTGAACTCGGGGCAGGCGGTACTCAAGGCGCTGCTCGACGCTGGCGTGGATGCGTTCGGCGTCGATGTGGGCGTTGATTTCCTGCAGCGACTGGTCAGCGAGAAGATCGACCGCGCCTTTATCGTTTTGCACGGACGGGGCGGCGAAGACGGCACTATGCAAGGCCTGCTGGAGTGCCTGGAAATCCCTTATACCGGCAGTGGCGTACTGGCGTCGGCACTGGCCATGGACAAGCTGCGGACCAAGCAGGTCTGGCAGAGTCTGGGCCTGCCAACCCCGCTGCACGCCGTGCTCGAAAACGAGAGCGATTGTATTTGCGCCGCGACGGAACTGGGCTTCCCTTTGATCGTCAAACCGGCCCATGAAGGTTCAAGTATCGGTATGGCCAAGGTGAGCAGCGTCGATGAATTGATCGCCGCCTGGAAAGCCGCCAGTACCTACGATTCGCAAGTGTTGGTCGAACAGTGGATTCAGGGGCCGGAGTTCACTGTTGCGTCTCTGCGTGGCCAGGTATTGCCTCCCATAGGCCTGGGCACACCTCACAGCTTTTATGATTACGACGCCAAGTACCTGGCCTCCGATACCCAGTACCGGATCCCGTGCGGGCTTGGTGATACGCAGGAACAGGAACTCAAACAACTCGCTGCACGTGCTTGCGAAGCCATCGGCATTGCAGGCTGGGCGCGCACGGATGTGATGCAGGATGCGCAGGGCAAGTTCTGGCTGCTGGAAGTGAACACTGTACCGGGCATGACCGATCACAGTCTGGTGCCGATGGCGGCACGCGCTGCGGGCCTGGATTTTCAGCAACTGGTGTTGGCGATTCTGGCCGACAGCGTTCCGGTGAGAGGGTAA